In Limosilactobacillus sp. WILCCON 0051, a single window of DNA contains:
- a CDS encoding DUF1828 domain-containing protein, whose amino-acid sequence MNTVKLLDNYFEWLKKGYTINHLGKCDEIVTPFVDDINDNITIYVEEVSDKQIMLTDDGYTITNLEFMGIKLTPTRRRLIDSVCQQFHIKIIEDETLSIVGTPKEFPIMKYQLTSAILRINDISFTQKENVKSFFAEDVLNYFDTNNFGGLPTSVKGQSGVEYKFLYALPKRKDKPLILFNIQNNISANEIMLDAFKHNDIKKSANLPNMYAQSRYVVIFNEKQKNISEKAAKIAQAYDIDVISWENKAALAELKN is encoded by the coding sequence ATGAATACCGTTAAATTGTTAGATAATTATTTTGAATGGTTAAAAAAAGGATATACGATTAATCATTTAGGAAAATGCGATGAAATAGTTACCCCTTTTGTCGATGATATAAACGATAACATCACTATTTATGTCGAGGAAGTATCCGACAAGCAAATAATGCTGACAGATGACGGCTATACTATCACCAATCTGGAATTCATGGGTATTAAGCTCACCCCAACCAGAAGACGTCTAATAGATTCAGTGTGCCAACAATTCCATATCAAAATAATTGAAGATGAAACTTTATCAATTGTCGGCACTCCCAAAGAATTTCCAATTATGAAATATCAATTGACATCTGCCATCTTACGAATTAACGATATTTCATTCACCCAAAAAGAAAATGTTAAAAGCTTTTTTGCCGAGGACGTTTTAAATTACTTTGATACTAATAATTTTGGCGGTTTGCCAACCTCAGTTAAAGGGCAAAGCGGCGTAGAGTATAAATTTTTGTACGCTTTACCTAAACGTAAAGATAAACCGCTAATCCTTTTTAATATTCAGAATAATATTTCTGCAAACGAAATAATGCTTGATGCATTTAAACACAACGACATCAAAAAATCCGCCAATCTACCTAATATGTATGCGCAAAGTCGTTATGTCGTTATATTTAATGAAAAGCAAAAAAATATTAGTGAAAAAGCGGCAAAAATTGCCCAGGCCTATGACATTGACGTTATCTCCTGGGAAAATAAAGCTGCATTAGCTGAACTAAAAAACTAA
- a CDS encoding DUF6978 family protein gives MKNSEYKALHDLPKKTKSTHLLCAANGQQANYDGFALLEPSNTFKVIQNRKGHRRTNCLSYMLFHHKSEKMIRIDLNGKPHEGVVTPHVHIFDDQHQNGQHAIPLTNLVNYNCTDEIVTSLMEFLKYNNFEISDITIEQPLI, from the coding sequence ATGAAAAACTCTGAATATAAAGCCCTACATGATTTACCCAAAAAGACCAAATCTACTCACCTGCTTTGCGCAGCCAATGGTCAACAGGCTAATTATGATGGTTTTGCATTGCTGGAACCATCGAATACCTTTAAAGTTATCCAAAATAGAAAGGGTCATCGGCGAACTAATTGCCTTAGCTACATGTTGTTTCATCACAAAAGCGAAAAAATGATCCGTATCGACTTAAACGGAAAACCGCATGAAGGCGTTGTGACACCACATGTACATATTTTTGATGACCAGCATCAAAATGGGCAGCATGCAATTCCACTAACTAATTTGGTGAATTATAATTGTACTGATGAGATTGTTACATCGCTTATGGAATTTCTTAAATACAATAACTTTGAAATCAGTGATATCACTATTGAACAACCATTGATTTAG
- the cas9 gene encoding type II CRISPR RNA-guided endonuclease Cas9 (Cas9, originally named Csn1, is the large, multifunctional signature protein of type II CRISPR/Cas systems. It is well known even to general audiences because its RNA-guided endonuclease activity has made it a popular tool for custom editing of eukaryotic genomes.), which produces MSSSKQELRRYHLGLDIGTNSIGWTAIDDHFSLLRVKGKNAIGVRTFKEGETAADRRGFRTARRRLSRRRWRLQFLDEFFAPYLAEVDPNFLARLKQSDISAKDPAKNQEFMGKLLFPDQEATVNGNGYPTLIQMRKEMPAEKAADFPVFNIYQLRYALMNEKRKFDLREIYLAVHHIVKYRGNFLNNTSVDKFKADQIDFNKSFEMLNDLFRQVQPIAPFQIDLTKVDELGKLLLDTKQKKLDRQKAAAKLLPLIEDGTDKEIVKAHQQTAREISKLILGYKAKVGLILQNNLDQTLDMSTENSDDQLMQIAEELDDYQMELINQLSLLYSQIMLNEIVPNGETVSASMLNRYYKHRRQLKELKAYGAACDKKTREQLDHLYAEYIGQIPKDSKFDFTKDLKKLMDKSDLGQKIKGEIEAGDYLPKQRTSANGVIPHQMHQQELDQIIENQKEYYPWLAEPNPVEKNIKNAKYKLDQLVSFRVPYYVGPMITLADQQKTSKASFAWAVRKKAGKITPWNFDEKIDREKSANNFIKRMTNKDTYLLSEDVLPASSLLYQKFTVLNELNNIRVNGRKLQPSLKQAIYTDLFQKRKTVNLKTLTNFLTVHEPTLTKPKIEGLSNGRSFNSSLGTYIDMSKILGDRVDDLNYRDDIEKIIEWSTVFEDSEIYGVKLQEIQWLTNEQREKLVRKRYQGWGRLSKKLLTGITDENGQRIIDLMWDTNKNFMQIVHQPVFEEQITELNQQLLQDADKAPLEVVDDILADAYTSPQNKKAIRQVVKVVADVVKAVGNTPASISIEFARNEDRNKELKNSRRRSIEKLYHETAEKLVKQTNLLEELGNVKDLNDRYYLYFTQAGRDMYDGTPINIDEISTHYEIDHILPQSFLKDNSLDNRVLVKKSENAAKSDRVPAKLYGAKMRAFWKQLKESQLISNRKYLNLTTDPEQVDKYQMQGFVHRQLVETRQIIKLAANIFGSLYPDSAVIETRAELTKQLREKFNLYKVRDVNDYHHAVDAYLTAFAGHYLYQRYPKLRPMFVYGDYAKIYADDLKRLRSVNLFHDLEKDQYNSGTAVNPETKEKIVDVDWLSDYVSKIQHFKYMLISKAVYTQHGQLYGATILPAAQIDKISAPIGIKDDKPVDIYGAYTNEVAAYMAIVRVNGKKPKYKVVSVPVRMLQRLKMAEQEGHEQYMQTLHDVLSRNFTSFKKNRKTGLKEAVVKDFDVLVPCVRYNQLVIDGDTKFTLGSAAYQHNAKQLVLSDHSLETLANNFEYVRKHPDEADERMTMLYDDILGQVNQYFTLYDKNKFREKLNAGRDKYLKLPTFSQFENNKKTAIGKSEAIINILSGLHANAAKTDLKCLGMSTPFGQLQSQSGIELSENAKLVYQSPTGLFSREVLLKDL; this is translated from the coding sequence ATGAGTAGTTCAAAGCAAGAATTGCGTAGATATCATCTTGGTTTGGATATTGGTACCAATTCAATCGGTTGGACCGCAATTGATGATCATTTTTCATTGCTGCGCGTTAAAGGTAAAAATGCAATCGGCGTCCGGACTTTTAAAGAGGGGGAAACGGCAGCAGATCGACGCGGTTTTCGAACGGCCCGGCGCCGCTTGAGTCGACGTCGCTGGCGCCTTCAGTTTTTGGATGAATTTTTTGCGCCATATTTAGCAGAAGTAGATCCTAATTTTTTGGCAAGACTTAAGCAATCTGATATCTCGGCAAAAGATCCTGCTAAAAATCAAGAATTTATGGGGAAATTGCTGTTTCCAGATCAAGAAGCCACAGTGAATGGAAATGGATATCCTACGCTGATTCAAATGCGCAAAGAAATGCCAGCTGAAAAGGCAGCAGATTTTCCAGTCTTTAACATTTACCAGTTGCGGTATGCACTGATGAATGAAAAGCGTAAGTTTGATCTACGTGAAATATATCTGGCTGTTCACCATATCGTTAAGTACCGCGGAAATTTTTTAAATAATACAAGTGTTGACAAGTTTAAAGCCGATCAAATTGATTTCAATAAATCGTTTGAGATGCTAAATGACTTATTCCGTCAAGTACAGCCAATCGCCCCATTTCAGATTGACTTGACCAAGGTAGACGAATTGGGAAAGCTTTTATTGGATACCAAGCAAAAGAAGCTTGATCGTCAAAAGGCTGCTGCCAAACTATTGCCATTGATTGAAGATGGGACTGATAAGGAGATCGTTAAAGCGCATCAGCAAACGGCTCGTGAAATCAGTAAATTAATCTTGGGATATAAGGCAAAGGTCGGCTTGATCCTGCAAAACAATCTTGACCAGACGCTGGATATGAGTACGGAAAACAGTGATGATCAGTTGATGCAGATTGCCGAAGAGCTGGATGATTACCAGATGGAGCTGATTAATCAACTGTCATTGTTGTATTCTCAGATCATGCTCAATGAAATCGTACCCAATGGCGAAACCGTTTCGGCATCGATGCTGAACCGTTACTACAAGCATCGCCGTCAGTTAAAAGAATTAAAGGCTTATGGTGCTGCTTGTGATAAAAAAACTCGTGAGCAGCTCGATCATCTTTATGCTGAATACATTGGCCAGATTCCTAAAGACAGCAAATTTGACTTTACCAAAGATTTGAAAAAGTTGATGGACAAGTCTGACCTGGGACAAAAGATTAAAGGCGAGATCGAGGCTGGCGACTACCTGCCGAAACAACGGACATCTGCAAACGGTGTAATTCCGCACCAAATGCATCAACAAGAGCTTGATCAAATAATTGAAAATCAAAAAGAATATTATCCTTGGCTGGCAGAACCAAATCCAGTTGAAAAGAATATCAAAAATGCCAAATACAAGCTCGATCAGTTAGTCAGCTTCCGTGTTCCATATTACGTTGGACCAATGATTACTTTGGCTGATCAACAAAAGACGTCCAAGGCCTCTTTTGCATGGGCAGTCAGAAAAAAAGCTGGCAAGATTACGCCATGGAATTTTGATGAAAAGATTGATCGTGAGAAATCGGCCAATAATTTTATCAAACGGATGACGAATAAGGACACTTATTTGTTAAGCGAGGACGTTTTGCCGGCATCAAGCCTGCTGTACCAAAAATTTACGGTCTTAAACGAACTGAATAATATTCGTGTGAACGGTCGTAAGCTGCAGCCATCCCTAAAGCAAGCCATCTATACGGATCTGTTTCAGAAACGTAAAACAGTTAATCTTAAGACTTTGACAAATTTCTTGACGGTTCACGAACCAACGTTGACTAAGCCGAAAATCGAAGGGCTGTCGAATGGCCGCAGCTTTAATTCAAGTCTTGGTACCTATATTGATATGTCTAAGATACTTGGAGACCGCGTTGATGATTTAAACTATCGCGATGATATTGAAAAGATTATTGAATGGTCAACAGTATTTGAGGATAGTGAGATTTACGGCGTCAAACTGCAAGAAATCCAATGGCTGACCAACGAGCAAAGAGAAAAATTGGTTCGGAAACGTTATCAGGGATGGGGGAGACTCTCCAAGAAACTGTTAACGGGTATCACTGATGAAAATGGTCAACGTATTATTGATCTAATGTGGGATACCAACAAAAACTTTATGCAGATTGTGCATCAACCAGTCTTTGAAGAACAAATTACTGAACTTAATCAGCAGCTGCTGCAAGACGCTGATAAGGCACCATTAGAAGTCGTTGATGATATTTTGGCTGACGCGTATACATCGCCTCAAAATAAAAAAGCAATTCGCCAGGTTGTCAAAGTCGTTGCTGATGTAGTCAAGGCGGTTGGCAATACCCCAGCATCGATTTCAATTGAGTTTGCTCGTAATGAGGATCGCAACAAGGAATTGAAGAACAGTCGGCGGCGCAGCATTGAAAAGCTTTATCATGAAACGGCCGAAAAACTGGTCAAGCAAACCAATCTGCTTGAAGAATTGGGAAACGTCAAGGATTTGAACGATCGCTATTATCTCTACTTTACCCAGGCTGGTCGTGATATGTATGATGGCACGCCAATCAATATCGATGAGATCAGCACGCATTACGAGATTGATCACATTTTGCCACAATCATTCTTGAAGGATAATTCTTTGGATAACCGGGTCTTGGTTAAGAAATCTGAAAACGCAGCTAAGTCGGATCGAGTACCGGCAAAGCTTTATGGAGCCAAAATGCGGGCCTTTTGGAAGCAGCTTAAAGAAAGCCAGCTGATCAGTAATCGCAAGTATCTTAATCTGACGACCGATCCAGAACAGGTTGACAAGTATCAGATGCAGGGATTTGTTCATCGTCAGTTGGTGGAGACGCGCCAAATCATCAAGTTGGCAGCCAATATTTTTGGTTCGCTTTACCCAGACAGTGCCGTGATCGAAACGCGGGCCGAGCTTACCAAGCAATTGCGTGAAAAGTTCAACCTTTATAAAGTACGTGACGTAAATGACTATCACCACGCTGTTGATGCTTATTTGACGGCGTTTGCTGGCCATTATCTGTATCAGCGCTATCCAAAACTGCGGCCGATGTTTGTCTATGGTGACTATGCCAAAATCTATGCCGATGATTTGAAACGGTTGCGCTCAGTCAATCTTTTTCATGACTTGGAAAAAGATCAATACAATAGTGGAACCGCGGTAAATCCGGAAACCAAGGAAAAAATCGTGGATGTCGACTGGCTGAGCGATTATGTATCCAAGATTCAGCATTTCAAATATATGCTGATTTCTAAAGCCGTCTATACTCAGCACGGACAACTCTATGGAGCAACGATTCTTCCAGCTGCGCAGATTGATAAGATCTCAGCACCAATTGGCATTAAGGACGATAAACCGGTCGATATCTATGGTGCTTATACCAATGAGGTTGCTGCTTATATGGCAATCGTTCGCGTTAACGGTAAAAAGCCTAAGTATAAGGTTGTCAGCGTACCGGTCAGAATGCTGCAGCGACTGAAGATGGCTGAACAAGAAGGTCATGAGCAGTATATGCAGACCTTGCACGATGTTTTATCGCGGAACTTCACTTCGTTTAAAAAGAACCGTAAAACCGGATTAAAGGAAGCTGTGGTAAAAGACTTTGACGTGCTGGTTCCTTGTGTTCGCTATAATCAGTTAGTCATTGACGGGGATACCAAATTTACGCTGGGGAGTGCTGCATATCAGCATAATGCCAAGCAGCTGGTCTTAAGCGATCATTCATTAGAAACGTTAGCTAATAATTTTGAATACGTCAGAAAACATCCTGATGAAGCTGATGAACGGATGACGATGCTTTATGATGATATTCTTGGCCAGGTCAACCAATACTTTACGCTGTATGATAAAAATAAATTCCGTGAAAAACTAAATGCTGGTCGAGATAAATATCTGAAGCTGCCAACCTTTTCACAGTTTGAAAACAACAAGAAGACGGCAATTGGCAAATCCGAGGCTATAATCAACATATTGAGCGGTTTGCATGCCAATGCGGCTAAAACAGATTTGAAGTGTCTGGGAATGTCGACTCCATTTGGGCAATTACAGTCACAATCTGGTATTGAATTATCAGAAAATGCAAAATTAGTATATCAATCACCAACGGGCTTGTTTAGCAGAGAAGTTTTGTTGAAAGATCTGTAG
- the cas1 gene encoding type II CRISPR-associated endonuclease Cas1, whose protein sequence is MGWRSVIVTQHAKMSYSAGLMVVQTMDGTSEIPLDDMVLLMVSTTQAVITSALISALVKNNVKVIFVDHAHQPIGEVNGYQSANRDCKVLENQFNWQQQRKDVLWTKIVAAKINNQISVLKCFHKNVECLQNELDQLEVGDETNREAVVARKYFPLLYDDDFSRHNGSAINAALDYGYSILLSETNRIIAGNGYLTELGIHHRNQANHFNLGSDLMEPFRPIIDYWVAGQKFRELTPEVKIGLIDCMNIEILFNGKKEILRNAISRYVTDCLNYLSGDKDETRIEVEFTSEVPNDALNGNV, encoded by the coding sequence ATGGGATGGCGGTCGGTCATTGTAACTCAGCATGCAAAAATGTCCTATTCAGCTGGCCTAATGGTGGTGCAAACGATGGATGGCACCAGTGAAATACCACTTGATGATATGGTGCTGCTGATGGTAAGTACGACACAGGCAGTGATTACTTCGGCTTTAATCAGTGCCTTGGTAAAGAACAATGTTAAGGTGATATTTGTTGATCATGCTCATCAGCCAATTGGCGAGGTGAATGGTTATCAATCCGCGAATCGTGACTGCAAGGTGTTGGAAAATCAGTTTAATTGGCAGCAGCAGCGCAAGGATGTCTTATGGACGAAGATTGTGGCTGCCAAGATCAACAATCAGATTTCGGTTTTAAAATGTTTTCATAAGAATGTTGAGTGCCTGCAAAATGAACTGGATCAACTAGAGGTTGGTGATGAGACCAATCGCGAGGCCGTCGTTGCCAGAAAGTATTTTCCGTTACTTTATGATGATGACTTTTCAAGGCACAATGGCAGTGCGATCAATGCCGCGTTAGATTATGGCTATTCGATTTTATTGTCTGAAACCAATCGCATAATTGCTGGCAATGGTTATTTGACGGAACTGGGGATCCATCATCGTAATCAAGCCAATCATTTTAATTTAGGCTCTGACCTGATGGAACCCTTTCGACCAATCATTGATTACTGGGTTGCTGGGCAAAAGTTTCGTGAGCTGACGCCAGAAGTAAAAATCGGTTTGATTGATTGCATGAATATCGAGATTCTTTTTAACGGTAAAAAAGAAATTTTACGCAATGCGATTTCTCGGTATGTAACTGACTGTCTAAATTACTTAAGTGGTGACAAAGATGAAACGAGAATCGAGGTGGAATTTACAAGTGAGGTACCGAATGATGCGCTTAATGGTAATGTTTGA
- the cas2 gene encoding CRISPR-associated endonuclease Cas2 translates to MRLMVMFDLPVETSKQRREYRKFHKRLIQEGFLMIQYSVYARVCVSRQSANFMEQRIKAFLPDEGLVQTFMMTEKQYNDMHFLRGKKVQDVRNTSKRTIVL, encoded by the coding sequence ATGCGCTTAATGGTAATGTTTGACCTGCCAGTAGAAACCAGTAAACAGCGGCGGGAATACCGAAAATTCCATAAGAGGCTGATTCAAGAAGGCTTTTTAATGATTCAATATTCGGTTTATGCGCGAGTATGCGTTAGTCGGCAGTCAGCTAATTTCATGGAGCAGCGAATCAAAGCCTTTCTGCCTGACGAGGGATTAGTTCAGACATTTATGATGACGGAAAAGCAGTATAATGACATGCATTTTTTGCGGGGCAAGAAAGTACAGGATGTTAGAAATACCTCGAAAAGGACGATTGTATTATGA
- the csn2 gene encoding type II-A CRISPR-associated protein Csn2 has protein sequence MNLIYAAHQPMELENGRVTVLMTNNQNVYFEMAQALAGKNDLLRLIADDFSELNLSTALCWDADLSSAPDLMDKYGSALIKKISNELTVDQRQQLLTKQQELLTAIQDTLFSVDLPLEVSLDDGFQRLYKYARPHLISGANATPYDIIKNDLNIHLELNDCCVLAMKNIANFLLPEQFKAFLQLVEESGLAVFLLEFSEKQQRAYYQNAYVYWIDEDFVDWHL, from the coding sequence ATGAACTTGATATATGCAGCTCATCAGCCAATGGAACTTGAAAATGGTCGTGTAACCGTATTGATGACCAATAACCAGAACGTTTATTTTGAAATGGCACAAGCACTGGCAGGAAAGAATGATTTGCTTCGTTTAATTGCTGATGATTTTTCGGAGCTGAATCTGTCGACAGCTTTATGTTGGGATGCAGATCTGTCTTCAGCGCCTGATTTAATGGATAAGTATGGCTCAGCTTTGATTAAAAAAATCAGCAATGAATTGACGGTTGATCAAAGACAGCAATTGCTTACTAAGCAGCAAGAATTGTTGACAGCCATTCAAGATACGCTGTTTTCAGTTGATTTACCCTTGGAAGTCAGCCTTGATGACGGCTTTCAAAGATTATACAAATATGCCCGCCCACATTTGATCAGCGGTGCAAATGCGACACCATATGATATAATAAAAAATGATTTAAATATTCATTTAGAGTTGAATGACTGTTGCGTTCTGGCAATGAAGAACATCGCTAATTTTTTGTTGCCAGAACAATTTAAGGCTTTTCTTCAGTTGGTTGAAGAAAGTGGTCTCGCAGTCTTTCTATTGGAATTCTCAGAAAAGCAACAGCGTGCGTATTATCAAAACGCCTATGTTTATTGGATTGATGAAGATTTCGTTGATTGGCATCTCTAA
- the spxB gene encoding pyruvate oxidase, translating to MAKMISGSDAVLKVIRQWGVKHIYGYPGGSFDSTMNAIYNQRKELEFIQVRHEEAGALAATADAKLTGKIGVCFGSAGPGAIHLLNGLYDAKHDHVPVLAIIAQVPSTRMNLDFFQAMDEEPAFEDVSVWNKTAMTAESLPRMIDEAIRQAYKHHGPATVTIPKDFGWAKIPDTFVPNVANHVKAHYVVDQDLLAKAGKLIKDAKAPMIYFGIGAKDAAAELKRVSEKYKMPLVSSVLAKGILDEKYPAYLGSAGRVAPKPGAEIGFSTDLIVWVGTDVPFSIFLFNPDAKVIQIDTDPEKMGKRHHIDVPLLCDAKTALAALADVADEKAPSAFYDAALADKQNWLDWQNSFNDSEEMPVRPEPIFDVINQMASSKAVFGVDVGNVNINFERLLMIHDDQKWCTSGQYATMGYGLPAAISAKVNYPDRDVYSLSGDGGFAMLMEEILTQVKYHMHIINVVFSNECLGYIVAEQLDDSHQPLSGVDLPETDWATVAKGMGAMAFTVRTKAEFKAAMVEAQQTDLPVVIDVKLTHEMPLSTNHMFLDKETQDPKLVDEYVEKYQAQALKPFSYFLKAAKEAHGEEIDAFSGASAASVEDEADNQPLADTTTGASEDAPEPADTDATSGASQH from the coding sequence ATGGCAAAAATGATCAGTGGCTCCGATGCAGTTTTAAAAGTAATTCGGCAATGGGGCGTTAAGCACATCTACGGTTATCCTGGTGGTTCTTTTGACTCCACGATGAACGCAATCTACAACCAACGTAAAGAATTGGAATTCATCCAGGTGCGGCATGAAGAGGCGGGGGCTTTGGCAGCAACCGCTGATGCCAAATTAACGGGTAAGATCGGGGTCTGCTTTGGTTCTGCCGGCCCGGGTGCCATTCACCTGCTCAATGGGCTGTACGATGCCAAGCATGACCATGTTCCGGTTTTGGCAATCATTGCTCAGGTTCCTTCAACGCGTATGAATCTGGACTTTTTCCAAGCAATGGATGAGGAACCGGCATTTGAAGACGTTTCGGTTTGGAACAAGACGGCCATGACGGCGGAAAGTCTGCCCCGCATGATTGATGAAGCGATTCGGCAGGCCTACAAGCATCATGGTCCAGCTACGGTTACGATTCCAAAAGACTTTGGCTGGGCCAAGATTCCTGACACCTTTGTTCCTAACGTTGCCAACCACGTTAAAGCACACTATGTCGTTGACCAGGATCTGTTGGCTAAGGCCGGCAAGCTGATCAAGGATGCCAAGGCGCCAATGATCTACTTTGGGATTGGGGCTAAGGATGCCGCTGCGGAATTAAAGCGCGTATCTGAAAAGTACAAGATGCCGCTGGTTTCCTCAGTTTTGGCCAAGGGAATTTTGGATGAAAAGTATCCCGCCTATTTGGGCTCAGCTGGTCGGGTTGCGCCTAAACCTGGTGCCGAGATTGGTTTTAGTACTGATTTGATCGTTTGGGTTGGTACCGACGTTCCGTTCAGTATCTTTCTGTTTAATCCGGATGCCAAGGTTATTCAAATTGATACTGATCCAGAAAAGATGGGCAAGCGTCATCACATCGACGTGCCGCTGCTGTGTGATGCTAAAACGGCTTTGGCAGCGCTGGCCGACGTTGCAGATGAAAAAGCACCATCTGCCTTTTATGATGCGGCACTGGCCGACAAGCAGAACTGGCTGGACTGGCAAAACAGCTTTAATGACAGCGAAGAGATGCCAGTTCGTCCAGAGCCAATCTTTGACGTGATCAATCAAATGGCTTCCAGCAAGGCCGTCTTTGGAGTTGATGTCGGCAACGTCAACATCAACTTTGAGCGGCTGCTGATGATTCACGACGATCAAAAGTGGTGTACTTCCGGTCAGTACGCAACGATGGGCTATGGTCTGCCGGCTGCGATCTCAGCTAAGGTCAACTATCCTGATCGTGATGTCTACAGTCTTTCTGGTGATGGCGGCTTTGCGATGCTGATGGAAGAAATCCTGACCCAAGTTAAGTACCACATGCACATCATCAACGTGGTCTTCAGCAATGAATGCCTGGGCTACATTGTGGCAGAACAGCTTGATGACTCGCACCAGCCACTGTCAGGCGTTGATCTGCCAGAAACCGACTGGGCAACCGTTGCCAAAGGGATGGGGGCTATGGCCTTTACGGTTCGCACCAAGGCTGAATTCAAAGCGGCCATGGTTGAGGCTCAGCAGACGGATCTGCCTGTAGTAATTGACGTTAAGCTCACTCATGAGATGCCGCTTTCGACCAACCACATGTTCTTAGACAAGGAGACCCAGGATCCAAAACTGGTTGACGAATACGTTGAAAAGTACCAGGCCCAAGCCTTGAAGCCATTCAGCTACTTCTTAAAGGCCGCTAAGGAAGCACATGGCGAAGAAATTGACGCCTTCTCAGGAGCTTCAGCGGCCAGCGTGGAAGATGAAGCCGACAATCAGCCGCTTGCCGACACCACGACCGGCGCATCAGAGGACGCTCCCGAACCAGCCGACACTGATGCTACCAGCGGGGCTTCTCAGCACTAA
- a CDS encoding L-lactate dehydrogenase, whose product MSKNHQKVVLVGDGAVGSSYAFAMAQQGLAEEFAIVDIIKKRTEGDALDLEDATPFTAPKAIYSADYDTCKDADLVVITAGAPQKPGETRLQLVDKNLKIIKSVVEPIVKSGFNGIFLVAANPVDILTYAVQKLSGFPRNKVVGSGTSLDSARLRVALAKKFDVSPVDVSANIMAEHGDSEFAAFSSATIGGKPLLDLAKEKGVSDEELLKIEDDVRNKAYEIINRKGATYYGVATALTRISRAILRDENAVLPVGAPVDGEYGLKGIYIGTPAVVNASGVAQVLEVPLNERESKAMADSAKTLQEVAENGMAKLMGEN is encoded by the coding sequence ATGTCTAAGAATCATCAAAAAGTTGTCCTCGTCGGTGACGGCGCGGTAGGTTCAAGCTACGCATTTGCGATGGCACAACAAGGCCTGGCTGAAGAATTCGCGATCGTTGACATCATCAAGAAGCGTACGGAAGGTGACGCTCTTGACCTTGAAGACGCTACCCCATTCACGGCTCCAAAGGCTATCTACTCTGCTGACTACGACACCTGCAAGGATGCCGACCTGGTAGTTATCACTGCCGGTGCTCCACAAAAGCCAGGTGAAACTCGTCTGCAACTGGTTGACAAGAACCTGAAGATCATCAAGTCCGTTGTTGAACCAATCGTTAAATCTGGCTTCAACGGTATCTTCCTGGTTGCCGCTAACCCAGTTGACATCCTGACCTACGCCGTTCAAAAGCTGTCCGGCTTCCCACGCAACAAGGTCGTTGGTTCCGGTACTTCTCTGGACTCCGCTCGTCTGCGGGTTGCTCTGGCTAAGAAGTTCGACGTTAGCCCAGTTGACGTTTCTGCCAACATCATGGCTGAACACGGTGACTCTGAATTTGCTGCCTTCTCATCTGCTACGATCGGCGGCAAGCCACTGCTGGACCTGGCCAAGGAAAAGGGCGTTTCTGACGAAGAACTGCTGAAGATTGAAGATGACGTTCGTAACAAGGCTTACGAAATCATCAACCGTAAAGGCGCTACCTACTACGGTGTTGCTACAGCCCTGACTCGGATTTCCCGCGCCATCCTGCGTGACGAAAATGCCGTTCTGCCAGTTGGTGCCCCTGTTGATGGCGAATACGGTCTGAAGGGTATCTACATTGGTACGCCAGCCGTTGTTAATGCTTCTGGTGTCGCTCAAGTTCTGGAAGTTCCTCTGAACGAACGCGAATCCAAGGCTATGGCTGACTCTGCCAAGACCCTGCAAGAAGTTGCCGAAAACGGTATGGCTAAGCTGATGGGCGAAAACTAA